CCGGATGGTTTTCGAGCAGGATGACATTGGCCGATACATAGATCAGCATGGTGCCGAAGCCCAGAAAAAAATGGTGCAGAAAAAACAGGCCGACGGTTCGAATTTCATCGGCTCGGATTCCTAACGAACGGTACAGGGAAGATGAAGACATAAAAAGTAATCAATATTCGACAAAAATACAGATATTGGAGAAAAAACAACGGTAAGACCGATTTTAGGCCCTTTAATCATTTATTAAATCTTTACCATTTCCCCGGCTATGAATTTTTTTCCTCCTTTCATGGTTGCTTTTTTTTTATTGCCTTTTGTTCAAAAATTCCTGCAAACCAAAGAGCGTCTGCCGGAATGGGACCAACGGCTCAAATATGCCCGCTTCGGCGCTTTCGGTGTATTGGCCGTGGAGGTTGTGGCCGATACTAACTTTATTTCACCGCCCGTTTTTTTTCTTTTACTGGCCGCAGCTGCCGTTCCTGCCTATTTATTACGGGCTGAGGTATCCAATGCCCGGCTGTTGCTGTGGATGATCGTGCCTTTGGGGGTGGCGTATCTGCTGGATAATCTCGCCGAGTTTTGGGTTCCTGCGTTTTACAAAAAATACGATAATTTTTTTGGTTCCCTCAAAGGAATTGCCATGACCGCCAGCTTTATTCTGGCCATTTTGGCCCGAAATCAACAAAAAACCTTTGATAAAGCCCTCAAAGAAGAACGCCTCAAACGCGAGCAGGAAGCAGAAGCCAATCGTATTCTGGAGTTAAAAAAACTGGATCTGGAATCACAGGTCGCTGCCCGAACGGCCGAGATATTACAACAAAAAGAAGAACTCCAACACGCCCTCGACAACCTGAAAGCCACCCAGGAGCAATTGATCCAATCGGAAAAGTTGGCTTCCCTGGGGGAATTGACGGCGGGGATTGCCCACGAAATTCAGAATCCGCTCAATTTCGTTAATAACTTTTCGGAAGTATCGGTGGAGTTATTGGATGAATTGAAACAGGAAAGAGCCCGAGAACAAGGCAAGC
Above is a window of Runella slithyformis DSM 19594 DNA encoding:
- a CDS encoding sensor histidine kinase, producing MNFFPPFMVAFFLLPFVQKFLQTKERLPEWDQRLKYARFGAFGVLAVEVVADTNFISPPVFFLLLAAAAVPAYLLRAEVSNARLLLWMIVPLGVAYLLDNLAEFWVPAFYKKYDNFFGSLKGIAMTASFILAILARNQQKTFDKALKEERLKREQEAEANRILELKKLDLESQVAARTAEILQQKEELQHALDNLKATQEQLIQSEKLASLGELTAGIAHEIQNPLNFVNNFSEVSVELLDELKQERAREQGKRDEGLEEEILNDLVQNLQKINYHGKRASGIVTGMLQHSRASTGVKELTDLNALADEYLRLSYHGLRAKDKSFNAHLVTDFDPDLPKINVIPQDLGRVLLNLINNALYAVQKRSQSDGTNYKPTVWVISKKNDDQLTISVKDNGTGIPEELQSKIFQPFFTTKPTGQGTGLGLSLAYDIVTKGHGGELEMNSKEGEGTTFVVRLPIT